One region of Chryseobacterium muglaense genomic DNA includes:
- a CDS encoding DNA-3-methyladenine glycosylase I — translation MSYCSAVEKMQPESRKELHKKYHDNHYGFPIHDDNELFGRLIMEINQAGLSWETILKKEESFRKAYDDFNIEKVAAYSEEDRERLLIDPGIIRNKLKVNAAIENAKTIIELQKEFGSFEKWLEHHHPKTLQEWMKLFKKTFKFTGGEIVNEFLMSIGFLKGAHAEDCVVNEAILKHDPMWRKG, via the coding sequence ATGAGTTATTGTTCAGCAGTCGAAAAAATGCAGCCTGAAAGCAGAAAAGAGCTACACAAAAAATACCATGACAATCATTACGGATTTCCGATTCATGATGATAATGAATTGTTTGGAAGATTGATTATGGAAATCAACCAAGCAGGTTTGAGCTGGGAAACTATTTTGAAAAAAGAAGAAAGTTTCAGGAAAGCATATGATGATTTTAATATCGAAAAAGTTGCTGCTTACAGTGAAGAAGACCGAGAAAGATTATTAATCGATCCCGGAATTATCAGAAATAAACTAAAAGTAAATGCCGCCATTGAAAACGCAAAAACCATTATAGAACTGCAAAAAGAGTTCGGTTCTTTTGAAAAATGGCTGGAACATCATCATCCCAAAACTTTACAGGAATGGATGAAATTGTTCAAAAAAACTTTCAAATTCACAGGGGGCGAAATTGTAAATGAATTTTTGATGAGCATTGGCTTTTTAAAAGGAGCGCACGCAGAAGATTGCGTTGTGAATGAGGCGATTTTGAAGCATGATCCGATGTGGAGGAAGGGGTAG
- a CDS encoding TQO small subunit DoxD, which produces MTKNMTNQPTDMAGLYTLSIRLVIGWTYFSAFWRRLILENKLIPDEAGYIGEKFNHFLPNALGIKPIIEYLVTHPDALQTSMVSFTIIEAIVGLFIILGLFTRLMAAGVFALAMGILLGSGWIGTTCLDEWQIGVLGIACGFTLFLTGSGTYSLDQYFKNKEYSFTQKKWFIYLGSGLLPLKNIKHFVLVGSLLIFGLTLYTNQYFHGGVFGTLHNKSVKPKVEISNITINPSQVKFEVYRTEGVDVYGSFLIGIDLLDEKGEVIQSMNGTELSKFPKEKIHNHYVAKVKPGKHSLIIPLGSKADVTIDLKDNSSQADKISSIKLTDISGAEWIAKIK; this is translated from the coding sequence ATGACAAAAAATATGACCAATCAGCCCACTGATATGGCTGGTTTATATACATTATCAATCCGCCTTGTAATTGGCTGGACCTACTTTTCAGCTTTCTGGCGCAGACTTATTCTCGAAAATAAACTCATTCCCGATGAAGCCGGATATATCGGCGAAAAATTCAATCATTTCTTACCGAATGCTTTAGGAATAAAACCAATTATTGAATATTTGGTTACTCATCCGGATGCACTCCAAACTTCCATGGTCAGCTTTACCATCATTGAAGCTATTGTAGGATTGTTTATTATCTTGGGCTTGTTCACTAGGTTAATGGCTGCAGGAGTTTTTGCTTTGGCAATGGGTATTTTGTTAGGTTCAGGCTGGATAGGAACAACCTGTTTAGACGAATGGCAAATTGGCGTTTTGGGAATTGCCTGTGGTTTTACCCTTTTTCTTACTGGCAGCGGAACTTATTCTTTAGACCAATATTTTAAAAATAAAGAATACAGTTTCACTCAGAAAAAGTGGTTTATTTATCTTGGTTCTGGTCTGCTACCTCTTAAAAATATTAAACATTTTGTACTTGTAGGTTCGCTGCTTATTTTTGGATTGACTTTATACACCAATCAGTATTTTCATGGGGGTGTTTTTGGAACGCTGCATAATAAATCTGTAAAACCCAAAGTTGAAATTTCAAATATAACAATCAATCCGTCGCAGGTGAAATTTGAAGTTTACAGAACAGAAGGAGTCGATGTTTATGGCTCTTTTCTTATTGGAATCGATTTATTAGATGAAAAAGGAGAAGTGATTCAATCAATGAACGGCACTGAGCTTTCAAAATTTCCTAAAGAAAAAATTCACAATCATTATGTAGCGAAAGTGAAGCCCGGAAAACATAGTTTAATTATTCCATTAGGTTCAAAAGCTGATGTAACGATCGATTTAAAAGATAATTCATCCCAAGCCGATAAAATATCCTCGATAAAATTAACGGATATCAGTGGCGCAGAATGGATTGCGAAAATCAAATAA
- a CDS encoding NAD(P)H-dependent oxidoreductase — MKTLIIVIHPKMQESLINKRWVEELHKSPEKYTVHQLYKNYPDEIIDVKKEQELIEAYDKIIFQFPFYWFSSPPLLKKWLDEVLLHGWAYGSKSGFKVGGKKIALAISVGVDDEDYSAEGKYKYTMTELLRPFELTFEYIKADYRDSFVYYGMEHNPSPEWIEKSVSPYLDFIDKL; from the coding sequence ATGAAAACATTAATAATTGTTATTCACCCCAAAATGCAAGAGTCGTTAATCAACAAAAGATGGGTGGAGGAACTCCATAAATCCCCTGAAAAATATACCGTTCATCAATTGTATAAAAATTATCCGGATGAAATTATTGATGTCAAAAAAGAGCAGGAATTGATCGAAGCTTATGATAAAATTATTTTTCAGTTTCCGTTTTATTGGTTTAGCAGTCCGCCTTTATTAAAAAAATGGTTGGATGAAGTTCTGTTGCACGGTTGGGCTTACGGAAGTAAAAGTGGTTTTAAAGTAGGAGGAAAAAAGATTGCTTTGGCAATATCTGTAGGAGTGGATGATGAAGATTACAGTGCAGAAGGAAAGTATAAATATACAATGACGGAACTGCTGAGGCCTTTTGAACTGACCTTTGAATATATAAAAGCAGATTATCGTGACTCATTTGTTTATTATGGAATGGAGCACAATCCTTCTCCAGAATGGATTGAAAAAAGTGTTTCGCCTTATCTTGATTTTATCGATAAATTGTAA
- a CDS encoding EamA family transporter — MKNLKYYLAAIFAFATWGTFSLVLKPLHSYASLDILFYRVFSCALIMSVVTLLFRRGKLKENLKYFKSISQKSKYKIIGLNVVSSILLTGNWFSFIYVMNHISVRATSVAYLVCPIITTILAFFILREKLTKLQWLSVFLSGVGCILLSYSNLLDMVYSSLIGSTYACYLIIQSTNSKFDKFLILNFHMILAALILLPFFPSYSGAVPTDFKFYFYIEIIAVMYTIVPLLLNLYALSGIASSKVGMILNINPIIAFILAGAVYHEALEGLQILSYAIIFLAVIIFNAKEIFRLKPERAV, encoded by the coding sequence TTGAAGAATCTTAAATATTATTTAGCCGCCATTTTTGCCTTCGCAACCTGGGGAACATTCAGCCTGGTTTTAAAACCTTTGCATTCGTATGCTTCTTTAGATATTCTTTTTTACAGAGTATTCAGTTGTGCATTGATTATGTCGGTGGTCACCCTACTTTTCAGAAGAGGAAAGCTTAAAGAAAACTTGAAATATTTTAAGAGTATTTCCCAGAAAAGTAAATACAAAATAATAGGTTTAAATGTTGTAAGCAGTATTTTACTCACCGGAAATTGGTTTTCGTTTATCTATGTGATGAATCATATCAGTGTGAGGGCAACGTCTGTTGCTTATTTGGTGTGTCCGATCATTACAACGATCCTTGCCTTTTTTATTCTTCGTGAAAAGCTTACAAAACTACAGTGGCTTTCTGTATTTTTAAGTGGAGTAGGATGTATTTTACTGTCGTATTCTAATCTTCTTGACATGGTTTACAGTAGCCTTATTGGTTCTACTTATGCATGTTATCTTATTATTCAGAGTACAAATTCTAAGTTTGATAAGTTTCTGATTCTTAATTTCCATATGATTTTGGCTGCGCTGATTTTATTACCGTTTTTTCCGTCGTATTCAGGAGCAGTTCCTACAGATTTTAAATTCTATTTCTATATTGAAATCATTGCAGTAATGTATACTATTGTTCCATTATTGCTGAATTTGTATGCATTATCAGGAATTGCTTCATCAAAAGTCGGAATGATTCTCAATATCAATCCAATCATTGCCTTTATTTTGGCAGGAGCAGTTTATCATGAAGCTCTTGAAGGTTTGCAAATCTTGTCTTATGCGATTATATTTTTAGCGGTTATTATTTTTAATGCAAAAGAAATTTTTCGTTTAAAGCCGGAACGAGCGGTTTAA
- a CDS encoding winged helix-turn-helix transcriptional regulator, translating to MTKIKETSTNFANKKALIDECPELYASKLIGGQWSLAICSYLINGKLRFGALRKSLGNITERMLTLQLRRLEEDKIITRTVFAEVPPRVEYELTEIGYQLKPVIEELEKWGIMHKQSI from the coding sequence ATGACTAAAATAAAGGAAACTTCAACCAATTTTGCGAATAAAAAAGCACTCATCGATGAATGTCCCGAGCTTTATGCTTCAAAATTAATTGGCGGGCAGTGGTCACTTGCCATTTGCAGTTATTTGATTAACGGGAAACTGAGATTCGGAGCACTAAGAAAAAGTCTGGGAAATATTACAGAACGCATGCTTACGCTTCAGCTTCGAAGACTGGAAGAAGATAAAATTATCACAAGAACCGTTTTTGCAGAAGTTCCACCAAGAGTGGAATATGAGTTAACAGAAATTGGTTATCAGCTAAAACCCGTTATCGAAGAATTAGAAAAATGGGGAATTATGCACAAGCAAAGTATTTAA